The Daucus carota subsp. sativus chromosome 2, DH1 v3.0, whole genome shotgun sequence genome includes a window with the following:
- the LOC108208728 gene encoding disease resistance protein RLM3, protein MAKEASFCHVFLSFKGETRNNFTCFLYEALKADGFIAFMDKSDICVGDELNSTIMEGIRSSMSAIIVFSQTYAESTWCLDELVLILERYKVSRYFILPIFYEVEIHDIKHQLGNYGIALEKHRARHNHKVEKWREALVEVGNIFGEQVEGLQSTFIQNTVKLFRERLAVRFPECHHPVPKGQVLQGMSASPSLRHESSADKILFYTTTRANNGGGVYKSLRKILESGNVVYEVRNCSDEPMYVSELKELLGKKKVRLPTVIVNGKDLCGEEEVEGFYDIEMKQELKGILKAIYWNQYLGKKIMKKERKRYIFKMQFEWIISALCTFKTQCKCNVSGDAEQRPRFTAVGEDFLFTFVPPVSNRFLSDV, encoded by the exons ATGGCTAAAGAAGCTTCATTTTGTCATGTCTTCTTGAGCTTCAAAGGGGAAACACGAAACAACTTCACATGCTTCTTATATGAGGCATTAAAAGCCGATGGATTCATAGCCTTCATGGACAAAAGTGATATATGTGTTGGAGatgaactaaattcaacaattaTGGAGGGGATTAGATCCTCCATGAGCGCCATCATTGTATTCTCCCAAACATATGCAGAATCTACGTGGTGCCTTGATGAACTTGTCCTCATCCTTGAACGCTACAAGGTCTCTAGGTATTTTATCCTACCAATTTTTTATGAGGTTGAAATCCATGATATTAAACACCAGCTGGGTAATTATGGTATCGCGCTTGAGAAGCATAGGGCAAGGCACAACCACAAAGTGGAGAAGTGGAGAGAAGCTCTGGTAGAAGTCGGAAATATATTTGGAGAGCAGGTAGAGGG ACTACAAAGCACTTTCATCCAAAACACTGTCAAATTGTTTCGAGAAAGATTGGCAGTCAGGTTCCCTGAATGTCATCACCCAGTGCCAAAAGGTCAAGTTTTACAAGGCATGTCTGCATCTCCCTCTTTGAGGCACGAGTCATCTGCTGACAAGATACTTTTTTACACAACTACCAGGGCCAACAATGGCGGAGGTGTTTATAAGTCGTTAAGGAAGATACTTGAAAGTGGAAATGTGGTGTATGAGGTGAGAAATTGCTCAGATGAGCCCATGTATGTGAGTGAGCTAAAAGAGCTGCTTGGTAAAAAGAAGGTAAGACTTCCTACCGTGATTGTGAATGGGAAGGACTTGTGTGGAGAAGAAGAGGTAGAGGGTTTTTATGATATTGAAATGAAGCAAGAGCTCAAGGGAATACTAAAGGCCATATATTGGAACCAATActtgggaaaaaaaataatgaaaaaggaaagaaaaagatACATTTTTAAGATGCAATTCGAATGGATTATTAGTGCATTATGTACCTTCAAGACACAGTGTAAATGTAATGTCTCAGGTGACGCAGAACAGAGGCCGAGGTTCACTGCTGTCGGAGAAGATTTCTTATTTACTTTTGTCCCTCCTGTGTCTAACAGGTTTTTAAGTGATGTGTAA
- the LOC108207505 gene encoding protein PHLOEM PROTEIN 2-LIKE A5-like: protein MAKEASFCHVFLSFKGETRNKFTCFVYEALKAEGFIAFMDKSDICVGDELNSTIKEGIRSSMSAIIIFSQYYAESTWCLDELVLILERYKVSRYFILPIFYEVEIHDIKHQLGNYSIALEKHRARHNHKVDKWREALVEVGNIFGEHVEGLQSTFIQNTVKLFRERLAARFPECRQPVPKGQVLQGTSSSPSLSHESSAAKIILYTTTRANNGESVRKILESANVVYEVRNCSDEPMYVSELKELLGKKKVRFPTVIVNGKDLCGEEEEEGFHNIEIRQKLKKRLMSLYRKQYLAKARRRMKKRRKKNIFKIQCQWIVNVLVCTFKTQCKCNVSGDRSHRTEAQEHC, encoded by the exons ATGGCTAAAGAAGCTTCATTTTGTCATGTCTTCTTGAGCTTCAAAGGGGAAACAAGAAACAAGTTTACATGCTTCGTATACGAGGCATTAAAAGCCGAAGGATTCATAGCCTTCATGGACAAAAGTGATATATGTGTTGGAGatgaactaaattcaacaattaAGGAAGGTATTAGATCCTCCATGAGCGCCATCATTATATTCTCCCAATATTATGCAGAATCTACGTGGTGCCTTGATGAACTTGTCCTCATCCTTGAACGCTACAAGGTCTCTAGGTATTTTATCCTACCAATTTTTTACGAGGTTGAAATCCATGATATTAAACACCAGCTGGGTAATTATAGTATTGCGCTTGAGAAGCATAGGGCAAGGCACAACCACAAAGTGGACAAGTGGAGAGAAGCTCTGGTAGAAGTTGGTAACATTTTTGGAGAGCATGTAGAGGG ACTACAAAGCACTTTCATCCAAAACACTGTCAAATTGTTTCGAGAAAGATTGGCAGCCAGGTTCCCTGAATGTCGTCAGCCAGTGCCAAAAGGTCAAGTTTTACAAGGCACGTCTTCATCTCCCTCTTTGAGCCATGAGTCGTCTGCTGCCAAGATAATTCTTTACACAACTACCAGGGCTAATAATGGCGAGTCAGTAAGGAAGATACTTGAAAGTGCAAATGTTGTGTATGAGGTGAGAAATTGCTCAGATGAGCCCATGTATGTGAGTGAGCTAAAAGAGCTGCTTGGTAAAAAGAAAGTAAGATTTCCTACTGTGATTGTGAATGGAAAGGACTTGTGtggagaagaagaggaagagggTTTTCATAATATTGAAATCAGGCAAAAGCTGAAGAAAAGACTGATGTCACTCTACCGGAAGCAATACTTGGCAAAAGCAAGAAGAAgaatgaagaaaagaagaaaaaaaaacatctTCAAGATACAATGTCAATGGATTGTTAATGTATTAGTATGTACTTTCAAGACACAATGTAAATGTAACGTATCAGGGGACAGGAGCCACAGAACGGAAGCCCAGGAGCACTGCTAG
- the LOC108208686 gene encoding serine carboxypeptidase-like 51: MGRYHFALFLFFMFLIPLISNGAMAAGTVDGSEQWGYVEVRPKAHMFWWYYKSPQRTEDPNNPWPIILWLQGGPGASGVGIGNFQEVGPLDTFLKPRNSTWLQKADLLFVDNPVGTGYSFVEDDASFAKTDEEAAADLITLLISLFNSDEVLQKSPLYVVAESYGGKWAVLLGLSALKAIEAETLKLNLGGIVLGDTWLSPEDFVFSWAPLLKDVSRLDNKGVEKANNLTQNIKQQIDQGEYEAATNSYFELEEVIDAYSNSVDFYNFLLDSAFDPLSTTTVELSQKVKSKRNSRYLASLRSVPGGEADLNTLMNGVLKEKLKIIPEDVQWGGQAGSVFMALAEEFMKPRINEVDELLAKGVNVTIYSGQVDLICSTKGTEAWVAKLKWEGIQTFLSMNRSPLYCGGEKGTKGFTKSLRNLHFYWILNAGHYVPLDQPCVSLDMLDNIMHY; encoded by the exons ATGGGAAGGTACCACTTTGCtctgtttttatttttcatgtttCTCATACCACTTATCAGCAATGGAGCCATGGCTGCTGGGACTGTAGATGGATCAGAACAGTGGGGATATGTGGAAGTCAGGCCCA AAGCTCACATGTTCTGGTGGTATTACAAAAGTCCACAGAGGACTGAAGATCCAAACAACCCATGGCCCATAATTTTGTGGTTGCAGGGTGGACCT GGGGCGTCGGGAGTTGGAATTGGAAATTTTCAGGAGGTTGGGCCATTGGATACTTTTCTCAAGCCAAGAAACTCAACATGGTTGCAAAAGGCTGATCTCTTGTTTGTG GATAATCCAGTAGGGACTGGATACAGTTTTGTTGAGGATGATGCTTCATTCGCGAAGACTGATGAAGAGGCTGCAGCAGATTTGATCACATTGTTGATTTCACTTTTCAACAGCGATGAAGTCCTCCAAAAGAGCCCTTTGTATGTAGTAGCTGAGTCTTATGGAGGAAAATGGGCAGTCCTGCTTGGATTATCAGCATTAAAGGCTATTGAAGCAGAAACATTGAAGCTCAATCTTGGAG GAATTGTATTGGGAGATACTTGGCTCTCTCCAGAAGATTTCGTG TTTTCATGGGCTCCTCTTCTTAAAGATGTTTCGAGGCTTGACAATAAAGGCGTAGAGAAAGCTAACAA TCTTACTCAGAATATCAAGCAGCAAATCGATCAAGGAGAGTATGAAGCTGCAACTAATTCATATTTTGAACTTGAGGAAGTTATTGATGCGTACAGTAATTCTGTG GATTTCTACAATTTCCTCTTGGATTCTGCATTTGATCCTCTCTCCACAACAACTGTTGAACTATCTCAAAAAGTCAAGTCGAAAAGAAACTCAAGATATTTGGCTTCTTTGAGGTCTGTGCCAGGCGGTGAAGCTGATCTAAACACTTTAATGAATGGCGTTcttaaagaaaaacttaagaTAATCCCAGAAGATGTGCA ATGGGGAGGGCAGGCAGGGTCTGTTTTCATGGCTCTTGCAGAAGAATTCATGAAGCCAAGGATCAATGAG GTCGATGAGCTTTTGGCAAAAGGAGTCAATGTGACAATTTACAGCGGACAA GTTGATCTCATCTGTTCGACCAAAGGAACTGAAGCATGGGTTGCAAAGCTAAA GTGGGAAGGCATACAGACTTTTTTAAGCATGAACAGAAGTCCATTGTACTGTGGGGGTGAGAAAGGTACAAAGGGATTCACCAAGTCCTTGAGGAATTTACACTTCTACTGGATCCTTAATGCTGGCCACTAT GTACCATTGGATCAACCATGTGTTTCGCTGGACATGTTGGATAACATTATGCACTATTGA